The following coding sequences lie in one Leptotrichia hongkongensis genomic window:
- the rfbD gene encoding dTDP-4-dehydrorhamnose reductase, whose amino-acid sequence MKILLTGSNGQLGHDLKKLFDNLNIKYVATDYQELDITSEENLEKFFEKNNDFTHIINCAAYNDVDKAETDDKVFLLNEQAPKKLAKFSKKIGAIFVTYSTDFVFDGKKGGNYTENDIPTPISNYGLSKANGEKLTLDTYEKSFVIRTSWVFGKANNNFNTQVINWSKTRDKLSIVDDQISAPTYSKDLAEFSWKLIQTEQFGLYHITNNGIASKYEQAKYVLEKIGWKGTLETAKTEDFNLPAKRPHFSKLSSEKVERLLGERIPDWKNGIDRYLEEMEIIKK is encoded by the coding sequence ATGAAAATATTATTAACTGGCTCTAATGGTCAATTAGGACATGATTTGAAAAAACTATTTGATAATCTGAATATAAAATATGTAGCAACTGATTATCAGGAACTAGATATAACAAGTGAAGAAAATTTAGAAAAGTTTTTTGAAAAAAACAATGATTTTACACACATAATAAATTGTGCTGCATATAATGATGTAGATAAAGCAGAAACTGATGACAAAGTTTTTTTACTAAATGAACAAGCACCAAAAAAATTAGCAAAATTTTCTAAAAAAATAGGTGCAATTTTTGTAACTTATTCAACTGATTTTGTCTTTGATGGAAAAAAAGGGGGAAATTATACAGAAAATGATATTCCTACTCCTATATCTAATTATGGACTTTCAAAAGCAAATGGTGAAAAATTAACTTTAGATACTTATGAAAAATCTTTTGTAATACGAACATCATGGGTATTTGGAAAAGCTAACAATAATTTTAATACACAGGTCATCAACTGGAGCAAGACTCGTGATAAATTAAGTATTGTTGATGATCAGATTTCCGCACCTACTTATTCAAAAGATTTGGCAGAATTTTCATGGAAATTGATACAAACTGAACAGTTTGGATTGTATCATATTACAAATAATGGAATTGCCAGTAAATATGAACAGGCAAAATATGTGCTTGAAAAAATAGGTTGGAAAGGAACTCTTGAAACTGCGAAAACAGAAGATTTCAATCTTCCTGCCAAAAGGCCACATTTTTCAAAATTATCTTCCGAGAAAGTGGAAAGACTTCTTGGAGAAAGGATTCCAGACTGGAAAAATGGAATTGACAGATATTTAGAGGAAATGGAAATAATTAAAAAGTAA
- a CDS encoding glycosyltransferase family 2 protein, which yields MKFSIIVPCYNEEKNIPLILEKFNNVIKNEEIEVILVNNGSTDNSAKIFEDLLPKFSFARTVLVPVNQGYGYGILQGLKEAKGDFLGWTHADMQTDPKDVIKAYKILEKENWNKKVYVKGNRKGRPFFDQFFTFGMSVFETIFMGKVLYDVNAQPNIFSKEFFSKWENPPKDFSLDLYALYMAKKNKLKIIRFDVLFPERIHGQSTWNTGLASKWKFIKRTMAFSLELKKRGVK from the coding sequence ATGAAATTTTCAATAATAGTTCCATGTTATAACGAAGAAAAAAATATACCTTTAATTCTTGAAAAATTTAATAATGTTATTAAAAATGAAGAAATAGAAGTAATTCTTGTAAATAATGGTTCAACAGATAATTCAGCAAAAATATTTGAAGATCTCTTACCCAAATTCTCATTTGCAAGAACAGTTTTAGTACCTGTAAATCAAGGATATGGATATGGAATATTACAGGGATTAAAAGAAGCAAAAGGAGATTTTTTAGGATGGACACATGCAGATATGCAGACGGATCCTAAGGATGTGATAAAAGCTTATAAAATTTTAGAAAAAGAAAATTGGAATAAAAAAGTTTATGTTAAAGGAAATAGAAAAGGAAGACCCTTTTTCGATCAATTTTTTACATTTGGAATGTCTGTATTTGAGACAATTTTTATGGGTAAGGTTTTATATGATGTAAATGCACAGCCTAATATTTTTTCAAAAGAATTCTTTTCCAAATGGGAGAATCCTCCTAAAGATTTTTCTCTTGACTTGTATGCATTATATATGGCTAAAAAAAATAAGTTAAAAATTATAAGATTTGATGTCTTATTTCCTGAAAGAATACACGGACAATCTACTTGGAATACTGGATTAGCATCTAAATGGAAATTTATAAAAAGAACTATGGCATTTAGTTTAGAATTGAAAAAAAGAGGTGTGAAGTAA
- a CDS encoding glycosyltransferase family 2 protein yields MIENKKIDILMATYNGEKYLVEQLDSIINQTYRNWNLLIRDDNSTDKTLEIIQNYHKKDKRIKILKDNKGNLGIVRNFEELLKSSESEFIMFSDQDDIWVKNKLDMYLKMIEKIKNKGFMIHSDAILFDKNKSNILKDTFISKKAINRGLENVFFNYFVQGATILISKEIKNFILPFPKEVYLHDRYIHLISELFFERIFVNKALIYYRQHGDNQIGAKNTVRELLSKRYFDERDRQLIKVIYNKYGSLLTEDKKKLIEEYFKITDIKKNRFNRFFVLKKFKIDIPLKKQISFLVKG; encoded by the coding sequence ATGATAGAAAATAAAAAAATTGATATTCTTATGGCAACCTATAATGGCGAGAAATATTTAGTTGAACAGCTTGATTCCATTATTAATCAGACATATCGTAATTGGAATCTACTGATACGTGATGATAATTCGACAGATAAAACATTGGAAATTATACAAAATTATCATAAAAAGGATAAAAGAATAAAAATTTTAAAGGATAATAAAGGAAATCTTGGAATAGTGCGGAATTTTGAAGAGCTATTAAAAAGTTCGGAATCTGAATTTATAATGTTTTCTGATCAAGATGATATTTGGGTTAAAAATAAACTAGATATGTATTTAAAAATGATAGAAAAAATTAAAAATAAGGGATTTATGATTCATTCTGATGCTATCTTGTTTGATAAAAATAAATCCAATATTTTAAAAGATACTTTTATTTCTAAAAAAGCGATAAATAGAGGACTGGAAAATGTATTTTTTAACTATTTTGTACAAGGTGCTACTATTCTAATTTCAAAAGAAATAAAGAATTTTATTTTACCTTTTCCTAAAGAAGTTTATTTGCATGATAGATATATTCATCTTATCTCAGAATTATTTTTTGAGAGAATATTCGTTAATAAGGCATTAATATATTATAGACAACATGGAGATAATCAGATTGGAGCTAAAAATACTGTAAGAGAGCTTTTGTCAAAAAGATACTTTGATGAGAGGGACAGACAGCTGATAAAAGTTATTTATAATAAATATGGCAGTTTGTTGACAGAAGATAAGAAAAAATTAATTGAAGAATATTTTAAAATAACAGATATAAAAAAGAATAGATTCAATAGATTTTTTGTGTTAAAAAAGTTTAAAATTGATATACCATTAAAGAAACAAATATCCTTTTTAGTAAAAGGATAA
- a CDS encoding GtrA family protein, with product MIDLNKFDKKEIFKFLVGGGTAVIIDFLVYKILMIMGIERTIAKTISFICGSIVGFIINKYWTFKSPKFQIKEILKYTILYIITAFINSQVNKYTLLLFGSEFFAFLCATGVSTILNFLGQKFLIFR from the coding sequence ATGATAGATTTAAATAAATTTGATAAAAAAGAAATTTTCAAGTTTCTTGTAGGTGGAGGAACTGCTGTTATCATAGATTTTTTAGTATATAAAATATTAATGATAATGGGTATAGAAAGAACAATTGCAAAAACTATTTCATTTATTTGTGGCTCAATAGTGGGATTTATAATTAATAAATACTGGACATTTAAAAGTCCAAAGTTTCAGATAAAGGAAATATTAAAATATACAATTTTATATATAATAACAGCCTTTATTAATTCACAAGTGAATAAGTACACTTTATTATTGTTCGGAAGTGAATTTTTTGCATTTTTATGTGCAACAGGAGTTAGTACCATATTAAATTTTTTAGGACAGAAATTTTTAATTTTTAGATAA
- a CDS encoding glycosyltransferase family 2 protein, whose translation MERITTNLTNKRTKIMKIPATVIWYNPDDENIKNIRTYIDYVEKLYIIDNSKENNKKLADSLNNLKTEYIYNDKNLGIAKALNLACEKAVNDNFEWILTMDQDSSFDSNSIKSYFRTFEKMTKNNVGIISPRHILKNDIDKSSDDNESVEIDHVMTSGNLLNLKIWEEIGKFDENLFIDEVDSEICFRIIESGYKVIQLNKIRMFHELGNLEKRNFFTRKISVLNHNHIRKYYIMRNKFYMLKKYKKYRLRYIYYILNDFFKVIFYEKDKLRKLKYMFKGITDFMKNKMGELDDRK comes from the coding sequence ATGGAAAGAATTACTACAAATTTAACAAATAAAAGAACAAAAATTATGAAAATACCTGCAACTGTAATCTGGTATAATCCAGACGATGAAAATATAAAAAATATAAGGACATACATTGATTATGTGGAAAAATTATACATAATTGATAATTCTAAAGAAAATAATAAAAAGTTAGCTGATAGTTTAAATAATTTAAAAACGGAGTATATTTATAACGATAAAAATTTAGGAATTGCAAAAGCTTTGAATTTGGCTTGTGAAAAGGCAGTTAATGATAATTTTGAATGGATATTGACTATGGATCAGGACAGTTCATTTGATTCTAATAGTATAAAATCTTATTTTAGAACTTTTGAGAAGATGACAAAAAATAATGTTGGTATTATTTCTCCTAGGCATATTTTAAAAAATGATATAGATAAATCTAGCGATGATAACGAATCTGTTGAGATTGATCATGTGATGACTTCAGGAAATTTATTAAATTTAAAAATATGGGAAGAAATTGGAAAATTTGATGAAAACCTTTTTATTGATGAGGTTGATAGTGAAATATGCTTTAGAATAATAGAAAGTGGATATAAGGTCATTCAATTAAATAAAATACGAATGTTTCACGAATTGGGAAATCTCGAGAAAAGAAACTTTTTTACAAGAAAAATTTCTGTTTTAAACCATAATCATATAAGAAAATATTATATTATGAGAAACAAATTTTACATGTTAAAAAAATATAAAAAATATAGATTAAGATATATTTACTATATTTTGAATGATTTTTTTAAAGTTATTTTTTATGAAAAAGATAAGTTGAGAAAATTGAAATATATGTTTAAGGGAATTACTGATTTTATGAAGAATAAGATGGGTGAACTGGATGATAGAAAATAA